A genomic segment from Flavobacterium inviolabile encodes:
- a CDS encoding tetratricopeptide repeat protein has protein sequence MESGKTKSSDCNQNTAVRFWAALIITLFSFTASAQTDTACDTLITTGIAKMFEQQYGSAIEYLSKAQETAKRKNLYRQEFLAINNLGLTYYKMLDYGNAIAYYLKAYELALKNNAPTDEMIVLNNIALLYIKDKNFSQAEEYFKKSYDIALKNNIQSRVGIYASNLAQLNLELKRTDIATKYVNEAIANLDEDPKNKLNAFVTKNNILIETGRFKEAIPDCLSLLEQAKKKNYTEAVTELETLLAIAYTKSKEWPKAAFYVEEALKSCTDDEMRIKVLEQQSVIAFNMNNIRKLVTAKDSILTLTNLINKNKNKELLEYSKLRFELSESKHDLRINKALVASSRKLYFTITAFLILLVSILIWAFYKRTEMARQKRIIAENNLKIIDLELEKEKNNSSILKKELKEKELLAALEQERQKEKEFLLQQEIQQKNKQISDKILFQSTRNELIEEIIESIPNLPNITHNEALIQTIHNLKSHLKEDSKWEEFTASFENINNDFINRLKTKHPSLTANDIRFLSFVYLNLSNKEIASLLHISPESCRKRKERITKKLAIDPDISLFKFLSAL, from the coding sequence ATGGAATCGGGAAAAACAAAATCATCTGACTGTAATCAAAACACGGCTGTCCGCTTTTGGGCAGCATTAATCATAACCCTCTTTTCTTTTACCGCATCTGCCCAGACCGATACCGCGTGTGATACACTGATCACTACCGGAATTGCAAAAATGTTTGAACAACAATACGGTTCGGCCATAGAGTATTTATCCAAAGCACAGGAAACCGCCAAACGAAAAAACTTATACCGGCAGGAATTTCTGGCCATTAATAACCTCGGGCTTACCTATTATAAAATGCTCGATTATGGCAATGCCATTGCCTATTATTTAAAAGCCTATGAACTGGCGCTAAAAAACAATGCTCCTACAGATGAAATGATCGTCCTGAATAATATTGCGCTACTATATATTAAGGATAAAAATTTCAGTCAGGCAGAAGAATATTTTAAAAAGTCTTATGACATTGCCCTGAAAAACAACATTCAGTCCCGTGTAGGCATTTATGCTTCCAACCTGGCGCAGCTCAATCTGGAACTTAAAAGAACCGATATTGCTACCAAATATGTCAATGAGGCGATTGCCAATCTGGACGAAGATCCCAAAAACAAGCTTAATGCCTTTGTAACCAAAAACAATATCCTGATCGAAACAGGACGCTTTAAAGAGGCTATCCCCGATTGTCTTTCCCTGTTGGAACAGGCTAAAAAAAAGAACTATACAGAAGCCGTTACCGAATTAGAAACCCTGTTGGCAATAGCTTATACCAAAAGTAAAGAATGGCCCAAAGCAGCATTCTATGTAGAAGAAGCATTAAAAAGCTGTACGGATGATGAAATGCGGATTAAGGTGCTGGAACAGCAATCGGTTATTGCTTTTAACATGAACAATATCCGTAAACTGGTTACCGCCAAAGACAGCATCCTGACGCTGACAAACCTCATCAACAAAAACAAGAACAAAGAATTACTCGAATATTCCAAGCTGCGTTTTGAACTATCGGAATCCAAACACGATCTGCGCATCAATAAAGCCCTGGTTGCCAGTTCCCGAAAATTGTATTTTACCATTACTGCGTTTTTAATCCTGCTGGTTTCCATACTGATCTGGGCTTTTTACAAAAGAACGGAAATGGCCAGACAGAAAAGGATCATTGCCGAAAACAACCTGAAAATTATTGACCTGGAACTGGAAAAAGAAAAGAACAACAGCAGTATCTTAAAAAAGGAATTAAAAGAAAAAGAACTGCTTGCCGCATTGGAGCAGGAACGCCAGAAAGAAAAAGAATTTTTACTGCAGCAGGAAATTCAGCAGAAGAACAAACAGATATCCGATAAGATCCTGTTCCAGTCCACACGAAACGAACTGATCGAAGAAATTATCGAATCCATCCCGAACCTTCCGAACATTACCCATAATGAGGCCCTGATACAAACAATCCACAACCTCAAAAGCCATCTGAAAGAAGATTCCAAATGGGAGGAATTTACAGCCAGTTTCGAAAACATCAACAACGATTTTATCAACAGGCTGAAAACAAAACATCCTTCCCTTACGGCAAATGACATTCGTTTTCTCTCGTTTGTGTACCTGAATTTAAGCAATAAGGAAATTGCGTCTTTACTGCATATTTCCCCGGAAAGCTGCCGCAAAAGAAAAGAACGCATTACCAAGAAGTTAGCCATAGATCCGGATATATCGCTGTTCAAATTCCTGTCGGCTTTATAG
- a CDS encoding CsgE family curli-type amyloid fiber assembly protein, whose amino-acid sequence MKPYYTAIVTVLIFTFSIPCEAQFINKEVKAKIETSVVENILSVTGTAENVTEVHKSLRYKLSVIKKSKRTKNLSNNSQDGRFTLGPNEKKILSKTQVNISSDDETIILLLLYDEDDKIIGKDRIVVGEDVKADKPADGLELLGIVSDDTKTKFGKDFYDFFYGKYQEKKLNARKIVRIEEELSFGRTTRIRVVIDNDLINEFVSRPDEDFLMYMADDSIARLIKYLQDIEKQKQYITQY is encoded by the coding sequence ATGAAGCCATATTACACTGCAATCGTTACCGTGCTCATCTTCACCTTTTCCATTCCTTGCGAAGCACAATTTATAAACAAAGAAGTGAAAGCAAAAATAGAAACAAGTGTCGTAGAGAACATACTATCTGTTACCGGAACAGCAGAGAATGTGACCGAGGTGCACAAAAGCCTTCGTTACAAACTGTCTGTTATCAAAAAAAGTAAAAGAACCAAGAATTTATCGAACAATTCACAGGACGGCCGCTTTACATTGGGCCCTAACGAAAAGAAAATATTATCCAAAACACAGGTAAATATTTCCAGTGATGATGAAACCATCATTTTATTACTGCTCTATGATGAAGATGACAAAATCATCGGAAAAGACAGAATCGTTGTGGGAGAAGATGTAAAAGCAGACAAGCCGGCGGATGGATTGGAACTTTTGGGAATTGTATCGGACGATACAAAAACAAAGTTCGGAAAAGATTTCTATGATTTTTTCTATGGAAAATATCAGGAAAAAAAATTAAATGCCAGAAAAATAGTGCGAATTGAAGAAGAACTCAGTTTTGGGAGAACAACCAGAATAAGAGTAGTTATAGATAATGATTTAATCAATGAATTTGTTTCCAGACCTGATGAAGATTTTTTAATGTACATGGCCGATGATTCCATTGCCAGACTCATTAAATACCTGCAGGATATAGAGAAACAGAAACAATATATAACACAGTATTAA
- a CDS encoding endonuclease, which yields MTKIYLTAFLMSVLTGYAQIPPGYYNSATGTGYTLKTQLYNIIKGHNAKGYNQLYTCYQTSDRDYFYENDGTILDIYSEVPNGADFYNYSATSTGDRCGSYSVEGNCFNREHLMPQSVFNENAPMVSDAHHILPTDGKVNGMRSNYPFGKVNSPTWTSKNGSKLGNNATAGYSGKAFEPIDEFKGDVARCLLYFVTRYENQVAGWNHAMLNHTSNQAVSDWFKEILLTWHNQDPVSPREIARNNAIYAFQGNRNPFIDHPEYVQMIWGSPLATDTFEALANISVYPNPSNDHRINIQSEKELDEIVVIAINGQIIQQIKKPAHNQGTYTMENLPQGFYLVKMSSENQSTTKKVIIN from the coding sequence ATGACAAAAATTTACCTCACTGCGTTTTTAATGTCAGTGTTAACCGGCTATGCCCAGATTCCTCCCGGGTATTACAATTCCGCTACCGGAACCGGTTATACCTTAAAAACCCAATTGTACAACATTATCAAAGGGCACAATGCTAAAGGTTATAATCAGCTTTATACCTGTTACCAGACTTCCGATCGCGATTATTTCTATGAAAATGACGGAACTATTCTCGATATTTATTCTGAAGTGCCCAATGGTGCCGATTTCTACAATTATTCTGCGACAAGCACCGGCGACCGTTGCGGCAGCTACAGTGTTGAAGGAAACTGTTTCAACAGGGAACATTTAATGCCTCAAAGTGTTTTCAATGAAAATGCACCGATGGTTTCGGATGCACACCACATTCTTCCTACAGACGGAAAAGTAAACGGTATGCGCAGCAACTATCCTTTCGGAAAAGTTAATTCCCCGACCTGGACATCCAAAAACGGATCCAAATTAGGCAACAACGCTACAGCCGGATATTCCGGTAAAGCCTTTGAGCCAATCGATGAATTTAAAGGGGATGTTGCCCGCTGTCTTTTGTATTTCGTAACCCGTTATGAAAACCAGGTAGCCGGCTGGAATCACGCGATGCTAAACCACACCAGCAATCAGGCGGTAAGCGACTGGTTTAAGGAAATCCTGTTAACCTGGCACAACCAGGATCCGGTGAGTCCGAGAGAAATTGCCCGCAACAATGCCATTTATGCTTTTCAGGGAAACCGGAACCCGTTTATCGATCACCCGGAATATGTGCAAATGATCTGGGGATCGCCATTGGCAACCGATACATTTGAAGCTTTGGCGAATATCTCGGTTTATCCGAATCCGTCAAATGACCACCGTATCAATATCCAGTCGGAAAAAGAACTGGACGAAATTGTAGTGATTGCTATTAACGGCCAAATCATCCAGCAAATTAAGAAACCCGCTCACAACCAGGGGACCTATACTATGGAAAACCTTCCGCAAGGTTTTTATTTAGTAAAAATGTCCTCCGAAAATCAATCGACTACTAAGAAAGTCATCATAAACTAA
- a CDS encoding inclusion body family protein: MDTARKDVNLIELLLVIDTEYIKSKYPNPSQNQHEPTEVSAENHYILSNLPQLIISGQGTSCLNLKADLADYITFRGTSLYLNTDDAVLFYNARHQSGDAVMRNFSGWITERLGAVSSNTKTINGLPAIATANRTMSFDSMILRTGEEKLSFYFALYTLADNAMDQKLYGYFSWSPTIIASK; encoded by the coding sequence ATGGATACCGCAAGAAAAGACGTAAATTTAATAGAACTTTTACTGGTTATAGATACCGAATATATTAAATCGAAATATCCCAATCCGAGTCAAAACCAGCATGAACCCACCGAGGTCAGCGCCGAAAATCATTATATACTGAGTAACCTGCCCCAGCTAATCATCAGCGGACAGGGGACATCCTGCCTGAATCTTAAAGCTGATTTAGCTGACTATATTACTTTCAGAGGTACCAGCCTTTATCTGAACACTGACGACGCCGTCCTTTTTTATAATGCCAGACATCAGTCCGGTGATGCCGTTATGAGAAATTTTTCAGGTTGGATTACCGAAAGACTGGGAGCGGTATCCAGTAATACAAAAACGATTAATGGATTACCGGCAATTGCAACTGCAAATCGTACAATGTCCTTCGATTCCATGATACTCCGAACCGGTGAAGAAAAACTATCCTTTTATTTTGCCCTTTATACCTTGGCAGATAACGCTATGGACCAGAAATTATATGGCTATTTCAGCTGGAGCCCTACAATTATTGCCAGTAAATAA
- a CDS encoding glutamine synthetase III family protein → MSTFRFQALKEASGRKPVLVEELDRKSLIFGSNVFNDKAMRQFLTSEAYQAVKNAIQHGTKIERRFADYVAMGMKEWALSKGVTHYTHWFQPLTGTTAEKHDAFFETAVDGSDPVEKFGGSQLVQQEPDASSFPNGGIRNTFEARGYTAWDPTSPAFIFGTTLCIPTVFISYTGEALDYKTPLLRALHAIDQAATDVAKYFDKNVKKVTPTLGWEQEYFLVDSALAASRPDILATGRTLLGHTSAKGQQLEDHYFGSIPTRVLNYMRDLENECMLLGIPVKTRHNEVAPNQFELAPIFEETNLAVDHNSLLMDVMQKVAERHHFKVLFHEKPFKGVNGSGKHNNWSLATDTGINLLSPSKTPMSNLQFLTFFINTIKAVYNNEELVRASIASASNDHRLGANEAPPAIISVFIGQQLTKVLEELEGVSKGKLSPEEKTDLKLNVVGKLPDVFLDNTDRNRTSPFAFTGNKFEFRAVGSSANCANSMTILNTIVAKQLKDFKVEVDALIEGKDMKKDDAIFNVLREYIKQFKKILFEGDGYSEAWEIEAGKRGLSNHKTTPKALKAKVSKQALALFEEMGVMNHVEMEARYEIELEEYVKKIQIEGRVLGDIARNHVIPTAIRYQNTLIENVKGLKEIFGKEFETIGKEQINLIKEISSHIASINEKVEEMTEERKIANELTNIEAQADAYCEKVKPFFDVIRYHSDKLELLVDNEIWTLTKYRELLFTK, encoded by the coding sequence ATGTCAACATTTCGTTTTCAGGCACTAAAAGAAGCAAGCGGTAGAAAACCCGTATTGGTAGAAGAATTGGACAGAAAATCTTTGATTTTTGGAAGTAATGTATTCAACGATAAGGCGATGCGTCAGTTTTTGACGTCGGAAGCATATCAGGCAGTAAAAAATGCAATCCAGCACGGTACAAAGATCGAAAGACGTTTTGCCGATTATGTTGCTATGGGAATGAAAGAGTGGGCATTGTCTAAAGGAGTGACCCATTATACCCACTGGTTCCAGCCTTTAACCGGAACAACGGCAGAAAAACACGATGCGTTTTTTGAAACAGCTGTTGACGGTAGTGATCCGGTAGAAAAATTCGGCGGAAGCCAGTTAGTACAACAGGAACCGGATGCCTCCAGCTTTCCGAACGGCGGAATCCGTAACACTTTTGAAGCGAGAGGATATACGGCCTGGGATCCGACATCTCCGGCATTTATTTTCGGAACGACTTTGTGTATTCCAACTGTTTTTATCTCCTATACCGGAGAAGCCCTGGATTATAAAACACCTTTGTTACGCGCTTTGCATGCAATTGATCAGGCGGCTACGGATGTTGCCAAATATTTTGATAAAAATGTAAAGAAAGTAACGCCTACATTGGGTTGGGAGCAGGAATACTTCCTGGTAGACAGCGCTTTGGCTGCTTCAAGACCGGATATTTTAGCAACCGGAAGAACCTTGTTAGGACACACTTCGGCTAAAGGACAGCAATTGGAAGACCACTATTTCGGTTCTATCCCAACACGTGTACTGAACTACATGAGGGATTTGGAAAACGAATGTATGTTGTTAGGTATACCGGTGAAAACACGTCACAATGAAGTAGCACCTAACCAGTTTGAGCTGGCACCTATTTTTGAAGAAACCAATTTAGCGGTTGACCATAACTCTTTATTGATGGATGTTATGCAAAAAGTTGCAGAACGCCACCATTTTAAAGTATTATTCCATGAAAAACCATTTAAAGGTGTAAACGGATCGGGTAAACACAATAACTGGTCATTGGCAACAGATACCGGAATCAATTTATTGAGCCCGAGTAAAACGCCTATGAGTAACCTGCAATTCCTGACCTTCTTTATCAATACGATTAAAGCGGTATACAATAATGAAGAACTGGTGAGAGCTTCTATTGCTTCGGCAAGTAACGACCACCGTTTGGGAGCTAATGAAGCACCACCGGCTATTATCTCTGTATTTATCGGTCAGCAACTAACGAAAGTACTGGAAGAACTGGAAGGCGTTTCCAAAGGGAAATTATCACCGGAAGAAAAAACAGACCTGAAACTGAACGTTGTTGGTAAATTACCGGATGTATTCCTGGATAATACCGACAGAAACAGAACATCGCCTTTTGCCTTTACAGGAAATAAATTCGAATTCAGAGCCGTTGGATCTTCTGCGAACTGCGCGAACTCCATGACAATCCTAAATACCATCGTTGCAAAGCAGTTAAAAGACTTTAAAGTAGAAGTTGATGCTTTGATCGAAGGAAAAGACATGAAAAAAGACGATGCTATTTTCAACGTATTGAGAGAGTACATCAAACAATTCAAGAAAATCCTTTTTGAAGGTGACGGTTATAGCGAAGCCTGGGAAATTGAAGCCGGCAAAAGAGGTTTAAGCAACCACAAAACAACTCCGAAAGCCTTAAAAGCAAAAGTTTCCAAACAAGCTTTGGCACTATTTGAAGAAATGGGGGTAATGAACCATGTGGAAATGGAAGCCCGTTATGAAATCGAACTGGAAGAATATGTGAAAAAGATCCAGATTGAAGGAAGAGTTTTGGGCGATATCGCAAGAAACCATGTTATCCCGACAGCGATCCGTTACCAGAATACGTTAATTGAGAACGTAAAAGGATTAAAAGAAATTTTCGGAAAAGAATTTGAAACCATCGGAAAAGAGCAGATCAATCTGATAAAAGAAATTTCCAGCCATATCGCAAGTATCAACGAAAAGGTTGAAGAAATGACGGAAGAGCGAAAAATTGCGAACGAATTGACCAATATTGAAGCGCAGGCTGATGCGTATTGTGAAAAAGTAAAACCGTTTTTCGATGTAATTCGTTACCACAGTGATAAATTGGAACTTTTAGTAGACAATGAGATCTGGACCCTAACCAAATATAGGGAGTTACTTTTCACCAAATAA
- a CDS encoding T9SS type A sorting domain-containing protein: MRSKLLLLVTLFILWKGNSQNAPAISGDLMLCPWTNGTAVINNNEGYTTYQWYFKYWFTSDSFEAIPDATAASFTYDWYTYDQALLKVVVTKNGQTFESNTIQVDSYAWVGLGTMYQYDENIMSFDPQTESLLLCNGASFDLQVNNPPYNANIQWYKNGEPIVGANNPVLTISGAGEFHVVAAPAFCPNSTSSTAGTPTRVAMNPDCNLSVDNPALNKTVTLYPNPVKDKLTIAFDNQIIESVTIYSLTGQLISKTKINTTEANLDTSALSSGVYIVEVSANGSSKKVKLIKE; encoded by the coding sequence ATGAGATCAAAACTACTTTTACTTGTTACCTTATTTATTCTCTGGAAAGGGAACAGTCAGAATGCTCCGGCCATCAGCGGCGATTTAATGTTATGTCCGTGGACAAACGGTACCGCTGTTATCAATAACAACGAAGGCTATACTACCTACCAGTGGTATTTTAAATACTGGTTTACTTCCGACAGCTTTGAAGCCATACCCGATGCTACTGCTGCAAGTTTTACCTACGACTGGTACACTTACGACCAGGCTTTGCTGAAAGTGGTGGTTACTAAAAACGGGCAAACGTTTGAATCCAACACGATCCAGGTTGACAGTTATGCCTGGGTAGGTCTGGGAACCATGTACCAGTATGATGAAAACATCATGTCTTTTGATCCTCAAACAGAAAGCCTGTTGCTTTGCAACGGTGCTTCTTTTGACCTGCAGGTAAACAATCCGCCTTATAATGCGAATATCCAATGGTATAAAAACGGCGAACCGATTGTTGGTGCCAATAATCCCGTACTGACCATTTCGGGAGCCGGGGAATTTCACGTTGTTGCCGCACCGGCATTTTGCCCGAACAGCACCAGTTCCACTGCCGGAACACCAACGAGAGTCGCGATGAATCCGGATTGTAATCTGAGCGTGGATAATCCGGCCCTTAATAAAACCGTGACACTATATCCGAATCCGGTAAAAGACAAACTAACCATTGCTTTTGACAACCAGATCATCGAGTCGGTAACAATTTACAGCCTGACCGGTCAGCTGATCTCCAAAACAAAAATAAACACAACCGAAGCAAACCTGGACACTTCCGCTTTGTCTTCCGGTGTTTACATAGTGGAAGTTTCTGCTAACGGAAGCAGCAAAAAAGTAAAACTGATTAAAGAATAA
- a CDS encoding response regulator transcription factor, which yields MIRVVIAEDHQSLIDGIKLSLEYEEDISVVGEANDGEVLIALVRAKRPDIVITDIRMPKCDGICATKTIKKEFPDIKVIAFSMFDQSEAVTQMKLAGASGYIMKNSSLKKLVEAIREVAKNNLFFDDAIMSKDTVTKEDIILSSREKEILRLIGEGKTSQEIADLLFIGKSTVDTHRKNILKKMSIQGKTDLIRFAVERKYDF from the coding sequence ATGATACGGGTAGTGATAGCAGAAGACCATCAGTCCCTTATTGACGGGATAAAACTTTCGCTGGAATATGAAGAAGATATATCCGTTGTGGGAGAAGCGAATGATGGCGAGGTTTTAATAGCGCTGGTAAGAGCCAAAAGGCCGGATATTGTAATTACCGATATCCGGATGCCAAAATGTGACGGTATCTGTGCGACGAAAACCATTAAAAAAGAGTTTCCGGATATAAAGGTCATTGCTTTCAGCATGTTTGACCAGTCGGAAGCGGTAACCCAGATGAAGTTAGCCGGTGCTTCCGGTTATATCATGAAAAATTCATCCCTTAAAAAACTGGTTGAAGCCATCCGGGAAGTGGCAAAAAACAATTTGTTTTTTGACGATGCCATCATGTCGAAAGACACGGTTACCAAAGAAGATATTATTCTGAGCTCCCGTGAAAAAGAAATTTTACGGTTAATCGGTGAGGGGAAAACATCCCAGGAAATAGCCGACCTGCTGTTTATCGGGAAAAGTACCGTAGATACCCACCGGAAAAATATCCTGAAAAAAATGAGCATTCAGGGCAAAACCGATCTGATCCGGTTTGCGGTAGAACGCAAATATGATTTTTAA
- a CDS encoding tetratricopeptide repeat-containing sensor histidine kinase, which yields MSGIKSIRYRLLTVLLFVVSFSFGQTATLKEFEKYVKEKDIARASFISDKLLTAKFTAAETARYNYLNANLYALNNKDNLAYRYYIAAKDQYKAIDSLDQEAQINIELVSLLLAIDGNTMDYQTFLHEYIAYAQRKKNPDYLSNAYMQAGKSFYDRQPLVAVQYFKKAERENLKTTDDIFRARILLNMGATYATDSLRKFDLALNAYREALKIYEKHRLTDYISYVYINYGVTYTKMKAFDKALFYFFKADSIPNKEFKAKTKEALYGYMTKAYEGKGDYKNALAFVLKQKELKEQLDEKEQKKAINENYIWYKTKEKEKENLALKDRLQTNRIIVYAAIGLLLLTLLSGILIFKNISKKKKIAVQEKLIETQKLEKVLKEQELAVIDLMLESQEKERQRIANELHDNLGSLLATLKLNFQNISRTNQHAAEKENQLYHKTDALIEEAYQEVRNISHLKNLGVVGKEGLLLSVKKMAEKMSILNKLQMNVIPFGLTERLENSVEVILFRIIQELCTNIIKHSEATEVNIYLNQHDEKGINIMIEDNGKGFVPAMSGKSAGIGLKSIEKKVEQMNGTFTIDSVIGKGTTIIIDIPL from the coding sequence ATGTCGGGGATAAAAAGCATACGATACAGGCTGTTAACGGTACTACTTTTTGTGGTAAGCTTTTCCTTTGGACAAACGGCTACCTTAAAAGAGTTTGAAAAATACGTTAAAGAAAAAGATATAGCCAGGGCATCCTTTATTTCGGACAAGCTGCTTACTGCAAAATTCACAGCTGCCGAAACAGCCCGCTACAACTATCTTAACGCCAATTTGTATGCCCTGAACAATAAGGATAATCTTGCCTATCGTTACTATATAGCAGCGAAAGACCAGTATAAAGCCATCGACAGCCTTGACCAGGAAGCACAGATCAATATTGAGCTGGTTTCGTTATTGCTGGCGATTGATGGAAATACTATGGATTACCAGACTTTTTTACACGAATATATAGCGTATGCCCAACGTAAAAAGAATCCGGATTATCTGAGCAACGCCTATATGCAGGCGGGAAAATCTTTTTATGACCGGCAACCCCTGGTAGCGGTACAGTATTTTAAAAAAGCAGAACGGGAAAATTTAAAAACAACAGATGATATCTTCCGGGCGCGAATACTGCTCAATATGGGCGCCACCTATGCTACCGATAGTCTCCGGAAATTTGACCTGGCGTTAAATGCCTATCGGGAAGCCCTCAAAATATACGAGAAACATCGGTTAACAGATTATATTTCCTATGTCTATATTAATTATGGGGTAACCTACACCAAAATGAAAGCGTTTGACAAAGCGCTGTTTTATTTTTTTAAAGCTGATTCCATACCAAATAAAGAGTTCAAGGCAAAAACAAAAGAAGCATTGTATGGTTATATGACCAAGGCTTATGAAGGCAAAGGGGATTATAAAAATGCCCTGGCGTTTGTTTTAAAGCAAAAAGAGCTCAAAGAGCAACTGGATGAAAAGGAACAGAAAAAAGCGATCAATGAAAATTATATCTGGTATAAAACCAAAGAAAAGGAGAAAGAAAACCTGGCTTTAAAAGACCGGCTGCAAACGAACAGGATCATTGTTTATGCGGCGATCGGGCTGTTACTGCTAACCTTGTTGTCCGGTATTTTAATTTTTAAGAATATATCCAAGAAAAAGAAAATTGCGGTTCAGGAGAAACTGATCGAAACCCAGAAACTGGAAAAAGTACTGAAAGAGCAGGAACTTGCCGTAATTGATTTAATGCTGGAAAGCCAGGAGAAAGAGCGGCAGCGGATTGCGAATGAACTGCACGATAATTTAGGAAGTTTGCTGGCTACGCTGAAACTGAATTTTCAAAACATCAGCAGAACGAATCAGCATGCTGCCGAAAAAGAAAATCAGTTATACCATAAAACGGATGCTTTAATAGAAGAAGCCTATCAGGAAGTCCGGAATATTTCCCATTTAAAGAACCTGGGTGTGGTGGGGAAAGAGGGATTGCTGCTTTCCGTTAAAAAAATGGCGGAAAAGATGAGTATCCTGAATAAACTGCAAATGAATGTCATTCCGTTCGGGTTAACGGAAAGACTGGAAAATTCGGTGGAAGTAATCCTGTTCCGGATCATTCAGGAATTGTGCACGAATATTATAAAACACTCGGAAGCGACAGAGGTGAATATTTACCTTAATCAGCATGATGAAAAAGGAATCAATATCATGATTGAAGACAACGGTAAAGGCTTTGTGCCGGCAATGAGTGGCAAGTCGGCCGGAATCGGACTGAAAAGTATTGAGAAAAAAGTAGAACAGATGAACGGAACGTTTACAATTGATTCCGTAATTGGGAAAGGAACGACAATTATTATTGATATACCATTATAA
- a CDS encoding curli production assembly/transport component CsgF, with product MKTIVFLFVMVSLGMRVNAQDLVYKPINPAFGGDTFNYQWLLSSADSQNKFKEENDLYKPQTALERFRDNLNNQLLNYISRSLFQQQYGDGTTTGTGTGTGTGTGSGGLQQGTFVFGSLSVEIYPSNLGVVVNILDITTGEETQVIIPGN from the coding sequence ATGAAGACAATCGTTTTTTTATTCGTAATGGTCTCTTTGGGAATGCGTGTAAACGCTCAGGATTTGGTGTATAAACCCATCAATCCCGCTTTCGGAGGCGATACCTTTAACTATCAGTGGCTGCTCAGTTCGGCCGATTCACAGAATAAGTTCAAAGAAGAAAACGATCTCTACAAGCCGCAAACAGCACTAGAACGATTCAGAGATAATTTAAACAATCAGTTGTTAAACTATATATCCAGATCGCTGTTTCAGCAACAGTACGGCGATGGAACCACTACAGGAACAGGAACGGGAACGGGTACAGGAACCGGCTCGGGAGGACTTCAGCAGGGAACGTTTGTTTTCGGCAGCCTTTCTGTCGAAATCTATCCGTCAAATTTAGGAGTTGTGGTAAACATACTGGATATAACAACAGGTGAAGAAACTCAAGTAATCATTCCAGGGAATTAA